The DNA segment AGGATCGCCGACGGCCGCATCCTCTCGGGCCGCCAGGCGCTCGAGGCCGGGCTCGTCGACCGTCTCGGCAGCCTCCGCGACGCCATCGCCGTCGCCGGGCGGCTGGGCGGCATCAAGGGCAGGCCGAAGGTCCAGGAGCCCGCCAGGCCGATGCGCCTCGCGCTTCGCGATCTTCTCTCCGGCAGCCTGTCGCGGGCGCTCCAGCCGTCGGCGTCGAGCTACGGCGCCCAGTACCTCTACAAGCCGGCCAAGTGACAACAGGGAAAGGGTTTGACACGACCCGGGGCCGCTGATAGGATGTGCGTGCTCGCTCAAGCGAGGCGCCTGCGTCCCGGCAGCTGCACGTCCCGCCCGGACCTGGGCGCCGCGTCGCGCGGCAACGACCGAAGGTCGTGACCGCGCGACGTTGCTGTCGCTGCCGGCGGAGGTGGAAGACGATGACAAAAGCCGACCTGGTGGACCGTGTCGCCGCCCAGACCGGACTGACGAAGCGAGATGTCGCGGAGGTCGTCGAGAAGCTCCTCGAGGCCATCAAGAACTGCCTCGCGGAACACGAGCACATCGAGATCCGCGAGTTCGGGACGTTCAAGGTCAGGAAGAGGAAGGCGAGCATGAAGTACAACCCGCGCGACCGCTCGCAGAAGGTGGTGGTCCCGGAGAAGGCGGTGCCCGTCTTCAAGCCGAGCAGGTTCCTGAAGGACCAGGTCGGCCGGGCCGGCGTTCCGACACCCTCGTCGGACTCCGGCGGTCCGCGACCGGATCAGCACGCCTAGGGAGGACGCATGCCCAATCTGAAGAAGAAGCGCCGCAAGAAGATGGCGAAGCACAAGCTCAAGAAGCGCCGCCGCAAGGACCGGCACAAGAAGAAGGTCCGCTAGCGCGGGGGAGCGTCCATGCGGAAGCCCGCTCTCGACGCGCGCGCGGCCCTCGGGCTCATCCATCACGGGCCCGTCGTGCTCGTGACGGCCCGGGACGGACGGCGTACGGACATCATCACGGTCGCGTGGGTCGCGCCCGTGAGCGGTGAGCCGCCCATGGTCGCGGTGGCGATCTCCCCGAGGCGCTTCTCCCACGGGCTCATCAGGCGCTCGGGCGAGTTCGTGGTCAATGTTCCGTCGTCCGGGCTGCTCGCGGCGGTCTGGCTCTGCGGCAGTCTCTCGGGCCGCGACACCGACAAGTTCGAGGCGGCCCGGCTCACCGCGGCGCGCGCGCAGTCGGTCGGGGCGCCGCTCATCGCGGAGTGCTTCGGGCACCTCGAGTGCCGCGTCGAGAAGCGCGTCACGGCCGGAGACCACACCGTGTTCGTGGGCCGCGTCGTCGCCGCAAGCGCCGACCGCGCGGCGTTCGGGAAGCACCTGAGGCTCGCCGCGGGGTCGCACACGCTCCACCACATCGGGGGGCGCCGCTTTCTGACATCGGCCGGGACGGTGCTCGAGGCGGGCAAGCGGGCGCCGCGGCGCCGGCGGTAGAACGGGTCGGAGGCATCATGGCGGAGAAGGAC comes from the Candidatus Effluviviaceae Genus I sp. genome and includes:
- a CDS encoding flavin reductase family protein codes for the protein MRKPALDARAALGLIHHGPVVLVTARDGRRTDIITVAWVAPVSGEPPMVAVAISPRRFSHGLIRRSGEFVVNVPSSGLLAAVWLCGSLSGRDTDKFEAARLTAARAQSVGAPLIAECFGHLECRVEKRVTAGDHTVFVGRVVAASADRAAFGKHLRLAAGSHTLHHIGGRRFLTSAGTVLEAGKRAPRRRR
- a CDS encoding AURKAIP1/COX24 domain-containing protein, producing MPNLKKKRRKKMAKHKLKKRRRKDRHKKKVR
- a CDS encoding integration host factor subunit beta; amino-acid sequence: MTKADLVDRVAAQTGLTKRDVAEVVEKLLEAIKNCLAEHEHIEIREFGTFKVRKRKASMKYNPRDRSQKVVVPEKAVPVFKPSRFLKDQVGRAGVPTPSSDSGGPRPDQHA